TGAGGTGCCCCCCCCTAAGGATGGTGGCCGAGGGGCATCCCCTGGGGCGCTGTTCCCCAATCCTAGACGCGCCCATGGCTGCTCCCTACCTTTCGCTGCAGCTCTGAGCATGGAGGACCGGGAGAAAAAGCTGGGAACTGAGGGGCCCAACCAGAGCCCCCCTACCCTGCCCTGTGGGCTGAGTTCTGCCGACTTAGCACATAGCACCGCCTGTGGTCATTCTCCCGCCCACTTGGCCGCCCCGCCCTTGGCTGGAGGTCAGATTCCCAGGCCTGGCAAGgtcaggaggggaggggctgtcCCCTGGCCCAGCACAGCACCCCGCCACCCCAGTCGTCTCCATACTAAGTGACCCACATTGCAGCCGGGGTCACCCCCATTTTAGAGAAACagtgccctccccctccccctggtaTGTCTCATCACAGAGGGGGCCGGGGGAGCTGGCATCTGCCCGGCACTTGCCTTTTACAAGGGTGTCTTTGCCACATTTCACGGCAGGGCCATCCAGAGCCCTCTGAGGGGGGAGCTGGTGGAGCTCaaggcctgggcagcagggccatgGCCCTGGGAGCTTCGGGTCTGCATCCAAGCCCCTCCCTGGGTATCCTCATGCCTAGCCCTGTCTCCCTGGCCTGCAGGCACACAGTGGGCTGGGCCAGGCGATGCTGGCATTTTCCTGGAGGATCCTGGGGCCAGAGAAGCAagcgggagggggaagggaagggaaaggggatgggaaggggggaaggggggaaggggagaagggaagggggatgggaaggggagaagggaagggggataggaaggggggaagggaaggggaggggaagggagggggagggggaaggggggggcctgggctgggccttGAGGCTATTGTATGTCAGCCCCTTCTCAGGATGCTGTGAGAACAAGGCCCCAAACAAGGGCTAGTTCGGCCCCCTCCTACCCGTGCCCTCCTCACCTCCTGGGAACATGGTGCCCGGAACATTCCACCACCAGTGCGCCTCAGTGGGAGGGCCTGCCTGCATAGCGGCTCCCGCCTGGGCTCTGGGGGGCCAGTGCTGGGCTCTCCCACCTGGAGCTGTGCTGGGAGAAGGGGCTGGGCAGCGATGCTCACACTGTCCTATCTGATCACCCGCTCTGCTGGCTCCATCCGGTGGGCCTCCAGGTGGCACCGTCAGGTAACAGGCTGGGGCCAGGGCCAGACCccgaggtgggtgggtgggtgggcgtCTGTGCCTCTGCAGAGCCGCAGCTGGGATTACAGGGCGAGGGGGTTGGTTCTGACAGCCCCGGGGCCCAAGTGTAGTCTCCCGGGCCCTGGAGAGGGGGAGTCCCTGCAGGCCTTGTCCCCAGTGGCTCTGTCATCTCTGGGTACAGGCTGGGACCGGCCCGCAGGGACACCCCAGAGGGCTCTCAGCCTCCCTGTTGCAGCCGAGGACATCGAGGCCCGGAGAAAGGAGGGGCCTCGGGTCACAGCGCCGGGCAGGGAACCTAGGCCTCGTGGCTCCCAGTCTAGCCGCCTGGCCACAGGGGCGGCCCCGCTGCAGCTGCTTGCAAGTCCCTCGACCCTCggcctctgtttccccacctgGCAGCGGTCTGTCCTGGTCAGGCAGGCCCACGGCGCTAGTACTGTGGTTCTGCTTGTGGCCCAGGGCTCCTGGGAGACTTGGTCTTGGCTCAGGAATGTGAGGTGGCTTCCTCAGACAGACGAAGGGGCAGCTGAAGTTCAAAATAGCCGGGCCAGGTGGGGCCCAGCCCggtgcccagggccaggctctTAAGGAGCCCGGGGAGCAGACGGACGCCCACCCTCCTGGGTCGAGGTCCAGGGGCCCTGCAGGCAGATGGCCACGGTAGGTGGTGCTGCCAGCTACCACCTGCCTGGGGGTGAAGTTGGGGGTGGGCTCTCAGGAATGCTCCTTGTCCGGGAGGAGCAGGGGCACTTAGTTGCCTGTCCACTGGGtcagggtgggtgggatgaatggAGCCCCTGTCCTGGATTCCCCAGCCACGACCCTGAAGCGACTGACCATGGGGTACCCCTGCCCAGGGCGAAGGctgctgggaggtggggtggcTGAGAGGAGTGGAGGGCTGACTCTGGATGGGCGGGGGCAGCtggcctccagccccaccccgccccccgccagtGTGGGCCCGGTGCTGCCCACCCTGGCCTGAGCCTGGTAGACGTGGATGTGGGTGGGCTGAGGCTGGGTGAGGCGTGGCTGCCCTGGGGCTCACGGCCCCCACCCTTGAGGCTCTGCCCGTGGGAGGTGCATCCCCACTCCCCAACCAACATAAACCAAACCCCGCCCTCCTGGGGCAGCTGGTGCCCCTGCGGAGGGGGCAGTCTAGGAGTGGGGTCTGTTCTCTGCCCTGAGGAGCGaggaggtgggtggagggggCAGCTGGCAGGGCTGCTGGTGGGAGCGGGGCCCCGGGAAGAAAGGGGCCTTTCAGAGCTGGCCTGTACCCCTTgttctctccctgccctgccccctgtCCCTCCCCCTTCTGGGGAGCCCTGGAGCTCACCGCGTGTGTCACCCGTTTGGCCCAGGAGTTTGAGAATGCTGAGGGGGAAGAGTACGCGGCCGACTTCTCGGCACAGGGCTCCCCGGCAGCAGCAGCTCAGAACGGGCCCGACGTGTACGTCCTGCCACTCACCGAGGTCTCCCTGCCTATGGCCAAGCAGCCCGGGCGTTCAGGTGAGTGAGCCCCCAGGTGGGCCCAGGTGGTGGGCGTAGGGTGTGGCTCGGGGGTCAGTGCTCCCGGGGAGGGGAGGCAAGGGGCTGGTGTGTGCCCCCTTTTGCTGGGACCTGGGGCGCTATGAGCAGGCTTGGGCCAGCTGGGGCTACTGTGCAAAGGGGGCGGGGGTTGCTCCCTCTGGTCCTGGGGTGGGCACCCAtgtgctgggaggaggggcttCTCTGCGGCCCCTGGGATGCTGGACCCCGTACATGGGCTCTGTGGTGCCCAGGAGCTAGAGCCCACCCACTGGGGGGGAGGGGCTCTTTAGGGCTCCTTCTGTGGGTGGAGCCTTTTGCTTAGgaccctggggtgggggaaggaggggcctGGGTCCCCCCAGTGCATGCAGGTTGCAGGTACAGGTGTAGGCGGGGCCTCTTCCTGTGGCTTCCTTGCCATGTCTCCCACTTGCCCCATCCCGTGGTCCCCCCACCAGGCTGGCAACCCACATGGCAGATGCAGGGCCCACACTCCAGAGGTTAAAGGTCAGTGGCCAAGCTGGGCTTTGAACCCACATCTGCCTGATTCAGTACTTCAAGAACCCCCCAGTTGTGTCTGGAGGCTGGTGGGGGGGTCCCTggccccaggccccctccctggCAGCTCCTAGGTCAGGCCTgtgcccacccccagctcctccagGCGCACTGAGCAGGGTGTCAGGCCCGGGGGGGCTCTGTTGGCACCAGGGCCTGTGATGAGTAGGCCTGGCCCACCTGCTTGTGTTCCGGACCCTACTGGTCCTGACCACGATGCTGCCCGTCCCGAAGCCCAGCCCTCATCATGGGCTGGGGGCCTCCAAGGCACTGGGCTGGGCCCAGCCCCCTGGCCCCATGActgtcactccccacccccctgcaggTGTCTCCTGGAGGAGACCTCACCAGTTAGGCAGGAATTTCAGGTGCCGGGGCTCCTCCGTCGAGTGGCCCGAAGGAACACCCCATAAAATCTTGAAGGTGGGGTCTCTGCTATAGGAGGCCCCCCAACCTTCCTGGGTGACCATGGGAGCCTCTGAGCCTGTGCTGACGGTGCTGGACGCTAGGAGCCGTTGCGGAGCAAGGGGGCCCCCCCAGGGGACACTGTACCCCTGGCCTGGGCCTGTCACCTGCCCCTGGCAGTGTGTGTGCTTGGGACACCAAGGAATCTTTGAGACCCAGTGTCTTCCACCGCTTAAGGGACTGTCCCTGCGGATGAGGGGGACAGGGATCCAGGAGGGGGCAGTGATTGCatgcttttttccattttctagctCTGTTCTGTTCTTTATAGGGTACCCTGcttctggggagggggagagatttGGGTGATGCTGGGAGGGCAGACCACCTGGAGGTCAAGGATTAAAAACCTGGGCAGCAAGTACTACCCCTCTAAACTGTGGGGGAAGATGGCCCAGccttcaggctccccagcctggctcTGTAGGTGCTGCCCCTTGGGTGCGGACCCCAGAACCCCTGGACCCGGCCTGCCATGCCTCCTGCAGCTGCCAGGAGAACTTTCCTGTTGGCTGGCTCACCTCCATCACTGCCCCACTGTCCAGACTGCTGAGCCTGCTTGGGGAGACcccaggctggaggtgggggacagCAGTTTGGACCTCAGGGGGAGGAGCCCTGGGACTCAGGGCCCCACTGGGACCCCTTACCCCCAATTCTGCTCAGCATCAAGGTCAACATTCCCTAGGGTCTCCAGTCCCTGGGAGCAGCCCCTCACCTTGGAGTCTACTGGCTGccaggctcagcctgtcccctgGGCCCTCTGGGCAGTTGGCGTGGGAGCAGAATTCGGGGAATCCCTTGGGGCACAGGCGGGGTGTGGGTGGGCTCAGCAGCTCTGGCCCTTCCTCTGGGGCCCTCACTGACCCTTCCTGCCTGCTGACCTCACCCAGCCCAGCCTGCAGGAGAATGGGCCCAGTGTGTTCCGTACAGGGCTGTGCCAAGCAGCCCCCAACAAAGGAGCCTTTGGCGTGCCTGGCGCTGGAATGCCATCCTGCGGCAGGGGTGAGGGGACGGGCCACtccactgccctcctccccatGGCCTCCGCCCCAGCCACATTGCCTGCCCAGCATTGCCTGTGCGCTGGTCTCAGCTCCAGGCCCTGCTGTTTCCAGCCTGGCTTGTCCCTGTAGCTTGGGGCACAGCCTTCCCAGACCCACTCAGAAAGATGCATGGATGCGGCTTGCAGGTCCACAGCTCCCCTGGGCAGCAGGTGCCCTGCTCCTGATGGCAGCCCCCATCAGGAGGGAGCAGGGGGCTCTGGGTGGCTCCCCGGAACGGGCCATGCAGGCAGCCCCTCTGGGGGCCAGGCGAGAGAAGATGGGGGCGATGATGGAGGCTGAGCTGGCATCTCTGAGCCCCCTGCCCTGTTACAGTGCAGCTGCTCAAGTCCACAGATCTGGGCCGGCACAGCCTCCTGTACCTGGAGGAGATTGGCCACGGCTGGTTTGGGAAGGTGAGTTGCCGTCCCGGGGGTTGGTGGGGATGTGGGAGGGACTGGGAGTGTGGTCTGCTCTTTTGCCTGGCAGGTGGAGAGGGTGGGTTGGAGACCTGCTTCTCCTAGaaacctccccagccctggggtcccctCTCAAGGCGCACTCTACTGGGCCCCTCCCTGGGGACCTCAGGGTCCGGCAGCCTCTTCTCTGCAGATCCTGGTATCATGCTGGCAGGTGCCTCTGATTGGGCAGGGATGGGGAGCAGCATCTTGGTCCTGGCTTCTCCCTGACCACCAGCCTGGGTGGGACAATGAGTTGAGTCCATCTTCCTCACTGCAGACCCCCAGAGCTCTGAGAACAGCTGGGGACCTTAGGGGAGGCAGACACAAAAGACGGAGTATTACAGCCAGGAGGGCGCGCTCTCCCAGGAGCGGTCCAgaacccattttgcagatgagtacactgaggcacagaaacaGACTGCTTTGGCTGGAAGAGCAAGGTTGGGGGCGGAGCTTGGGGACGGTGGAGTCCGCCCACCTGCTGACGCCTGCCCCGCAGGTATTCCTCGGGGAGGTGAACTCGGGCATCAGCAGCACCCAGGTGGTGGTGAAGGAGCTGAAGGCGAGCGCCAGCGTGCAGGAGCAGATGCAGTTCCTGGAGGAGGCGCAGCCCTACAGGTGGGTGGCACCTGGGGACAGGCTCAGCCGGAGGGGGTGGGCCACTGGCCGGGAGGTGGGGACGCGGGCCCTGTAGACAAAGGCAAGCTCTGTGCTGCCCCGCTCCTGCCCTGCCCTGAGTGCGAGTCAGGGGGGCAGCCTCTTGGCTCCCGCAGGGCCCTGCAGCACAGCAACCTGCTCCAGTGCCTGGCCCAGTGCGCCGAGGTGACGCCCTACCTGTTGGTGATGGAGTTCTGCCCGATGGTGAGTCGCCTGCTCCCTggtcctccagcccctgccctgcgcTTCTGGAAGGTGGGCCTGGCCTTCCTGCTGAGCCGGggacccctcacccccaccctctgGGCCTCACATCCCCCCCAAAGTGGGGTCCAGGTGGCTCTGCACCACTACCTCCCAGAGGCGGCccgggggaggaaggaggtggtCCCCCCTCAGAGACGGCGGCTGTCCGGGTTGGGATTCCACTgtaccctgggggagggggggcttcCCCACCTGCCTGTGCTGCTCCGAGTCACGGCGGTTTTCCCGAGAGGCACCCCGGCCCGCTCGGGAGGCTCACGGCCCTTGCGTCTGGTTGTACGGCCTCGCTCGTACTTTGGTCTCGGGTCCCCcgccacacacacgcacatctgAGCCGCTTGCCGACAGGGAGGCGGCCTCCACAGACGTGGGCCCCCCTGGACCATCTAGTTTCTGGACTCCTGGCGTAGCCTCCCAGGGCTTCCCCAGGAtgcctgggccctgcccagagctGAGCGGCGTCAGCAGGTCATCAGCAGGTCAAGGAGTTGCCAGAGGACACTCTGGCCACCGGCTCTGGGTTCCGCCCAGGCTCAGCGTCACTGCTCCTGTGGCCTGTCTGCCGCCCACCAGCTGAGAGGTGGCGAGCATCTGGGCCCCAGTGGTCTGTATGCGGGATGTGACCCTGCTGGCCCGCAaggctgcctggggctggggctgtcAGTGTGGGGAAAGTGTCTGCTGCCTGCGGGGTCATCCTACTGAGAGCTGGCCCCTGGGGGGCGGACACGGGCTCCTCTGGGCAGCGGCAGCCCTGCGCCGTCAGCAGGATGCCTGGTCCCCCCACGGGCCCTGCTGAGGAGGGAGGGGCCTGGCGGTGGGCTTGCACGGGCACCCACTCCCCACCAGCAGGTGACGGTGCTGCTCTTCTCGGCAGGGGGACCTCAAGGGCTACCTGCGGAGCTGTCGGGTGGCAGAGTCCATGGCGCCCGACCCTCTGACCCTGCAGCGCATGGCCTGTGAGGTGGCCTGTGGCGTCCTGCACCTGCATCGCAACAACTATGTGCACAGGTGAGGGCGCGGGCGGCCCACGAGCTCCCTGCAGGGCCTCCACACTTGCTCCGGGGGCCGCGTGAGGTGGATCCTCAATTAACCGGGTTAGTCTTTGTTCAGCCTCTAGGGACCACTGTACAAAGGGATTTTGTCAAGTAAGAAACACCAGGCAGATGGGAGTTGAACACCTGCTTCTGCAGGAGGGTTAAGCGAGGCGACGTCCACTGTCCAGCTGGCCTGGCTGGGCATGCGGTAGGGCCTGAGGCCCATCCTCTGTCCCCAGAGTGGTCAGCGCTGCCTGGTGGCCCTATGGCGGCCCCTactctcctctgtctctctcaggcCCATAGGGAGGGGTGGCTCTGTCCTGCTTCCCGCCCTGGCCCCTGAAGTCGGAAAGACGGGCCAGGGCCCAGCGTAGGGGGACATGCCAGAAGAAGTGGCGATGGACGTGGCCCCACCAGCCCCGGACAGCACACAGGCCGTCCTCCCCAACAATATCCTGGTGCTGAGTGATGACACATGCAACTCCAGCATCAGTGATTTTGTTGAAGAGGGCAGCTGCCAGCCTCCCGACCTGCCCGCCGAGCCCACCCAGCCCCAAGCGCCCATCTGTGGCCCCCAGCACAGCAGCATTTTGGCCAATGTGTGCTGACCCCGCGTTTGCCCCGGTGCCTTGGGCCCCAGACACCCATGGGGCCACAAggcaggcaggggaggagccggcagCCAGGGCCGGCCGTGGGTGGGAGGCAAAGGCGGGGGTGAGCGGCACTGCTGGGTGGGCACTCCACACCTCCACCCTGCCAGGGGCCCTGTGTgcacagggcaggggcaggaccCTGGGGCACTCAGTTTCCCCACTGAtgcctgccttcagggagctgaGGGTGGCAGTGTGGTGGGCGGGAGGAGACTGCGGTGTCCCTGGGCTGGCTCGCCCCCGAGGGACGGGTCAGCAGACTGGTGTCCCAGGAGAAGTAGGGGAGTGGACTGGGGTCAGGGGGTGGGGTTCCAGTGAGGCAGGCCTTGTCCAAGGAGGGCCCTTGGGCACCTTCTAGCTGGCCCTGGGCCTCGTTTTCCTTGTCTGCCTTCTAACGTGTGTGGCCCCATCCACTCAGACCCTCAAAGTGTCCAGTGCTGGGTGAGGGGCAGGGCGGGCAGCCTCTGAGATGCCCCTTTCCACCCACGCACCGACCAAACCGAGCCCAGGATGCCCTCGGCGACAAGCGGCCCAGTCCCCTCAGTTCCCTGGATGCCCTAGCCCGGCACTGCCGGCtgaccccaccctcccaccctcagtGACCTGGCCCTGAGGAACTGCCTGCTCACAGCCGACCTGACGGTGAAGATCGGCGACTATGGCCTGTCTCACGGCAAATACAGGGTGAGTGGGCCGGCTCGGGCCAGGGCAGGGCCGGCCGCACTTGCCCGCGGGGTGACACTGTCCCACGTACTGACAGGAGGACTACTTTGTGACGGCTGACCAGCTGTGGGTGCCACTGCGCTGGATCGCGCCTGAGCTGGTGGACGAGGTGCACTGCAATCTGCTGGTGGTGGACCAGACCAAGGCCAGCAACGTGTGGTGAGTGAGTGTCCAGTGAGGACACGGAGCGCTGGGGGGCTGAGTCCCACCCGCCTGCCGGCTCCCTGGTGTTGGAGGGGATGCAGGCTGGCCGCGCCAAGCAAGGCCACATGTGTGAGGACGTGTTTGTTTGTGTAGCCCTGTCGCTCTGTAGGAGGTGGCCAAATACGCCCCCAGGTGAGGTCGTGGGGGTTCTGGAGCCACCTGTCGCTGCCCAGTGCCACGGCCCACAGCAGTTGGGCTGGCAGAGTGGCAGGGCCCACAGGGCCTGTGGAGGaagccctgcccctcccagggcccacTGGGCCAATGCCCGAAGACATCAGGGTCAGAGCACTCGGGCAAGTTGATGAGACGTGGGGCCTCATGGTAGCACCTGTTCCCATTGAGAGGGgacagtggggctgggggtctCCTGTGACTGCAGCCTGGAGGCTTGGGGCTGGGCACAGAGTGGGTGCTTGGACCCAGGACTACAGCCTCTAGAGGCTTGGCTGTGGTGGTCCCCTGTCCCTGGCCTTGACCAGCCTCTGCTTCCCCCTCGTGCTTCCTCCCAGCTTCCCAGGCCTGTCTGGCCTCCCTCTGCTCCTGATAAACCCTCAGGGCCTGGATCCAGGGCCCAGTCCCCCTTCCTGAGCTCTCCAGGGGTCTCCCCTGAGCCATTAACTGTACCCCCATCACAGACACTCCATTCCCCCGCTCGCCTCTCCCTCTGGCTgaccctcccctgcctgcccacctgcccacacTGACTGGGGTCCCCTAGACGGCTTTGGCCAGGGCCGCTGTGACGTCTCTGTCACCAAATCTGCTGTCCCTCATGCCCCCAGTTTTGTGGGACAGCCTGGGGTCCCCGGGAGCTGGGTGAAGCTATTGCCCACTGGAAAGATCCCAGCTGCCTTCTCCCAGCCCCGCATGCACTGGCTGCCTGGCCCACCTATGCTGGCTGGGGTGTCCCTAgactcacccctccctccctctggcctccGCAGGTGCCTGGCAGGACCGGGAGCTTCTCCAGGGCAGCTCCTGCACCTGGCAGTGTCTGGGCTTCAGCCCGGCAAGggaatgaacgaatgaacaaaTTGACTGGGTTTGTGGGAGGCCAGTCTGGCGTTTATTTGTCCAAGCACCCTGGGCGTGGGCTTGGACCCGGCCAGGTGGCACATACTGCCCATTTACTGAAGGAAGGCGCCGTCTTCTGGCTGCTGGTGTGATGACGGGAGCTGCCCTTGGCACCCAAGTCTTCGAGACCCTTTGTAGCCGTGCGTTGACCAGCCATGCCCGCCCTCTGATGGCTGTCACCCCCACAGGTCCCTGGGCGTGACCATCTGGGAGCTCTTTGAGCTGGGAGCGCAGCCCTATCCCCACCACTCCGACCGGCAGGTGCTGGCCTATGCTGTCCGGGAGCAGCAGCTCAAGCTGCCCAAGCCCCAGCTGCAGCTGACCCTCTCTGACCGCTGGTGAGGACCCTGTGAtgccaggcagggctgggggtgtcCCCAGCAGGAAGGACAACACAAAGGGGGGGTGCTCTGAGTCCCCAGAGCATAAGTGGCTCCTCCTGACAGCCTAGGTCTCCAGCTCCCCCTGGCTCCCCCCGGCCAGCAGTGACCTCTGGGCCCCACCCTGTGCCTACAGTGGAATGGCCTCTTTATCCAAAACACAAATTTGCCTGCAGCCCTGGCAGGGATGAGCTAAGGGAACAGTGCCCCGGTCCACTGCTGTCTCCCACACCACCGCGCCCACTTTAGGAGATGCCCGTAACTGCTCTCGGGGTTCTGAGTGTGAGAACCCTCGTGCTGAGGGCGGACTGGCCCACTCCCTGGGGCTGGGATCCTGGCCAGGCACTACCACCCGTGGCGGGGCAGGGACTGAGCCCCAGGGCATCCCTTCCTGCAGGTATGAGGTGATGCAGTTCTGCTGGCTGCAGCCTGAGCAGCGGCCGACGGCCGAGGAGGTGCACCTGCTGCTGTCCTACCTGTGTGCCAAGGGTGCCACTGAGGCGGAGGAGGAGTTTGAGCGGCGCTGGCGCTCACTGCGGCCTGGCGGGGGCAGCGCGGGCCCCGGGCTGGGGGCGGCAGGCCTGGCACTGGGGGGCACGGGCGAGCTTGCGGCCGCCTCATCCTTCCCACTGCTGGAGCAGTTTGCTGGCGACAGCTTCCACACGGATGGTGACGACGTGCTGACGGTGACTGAGACGAGCCGTGGCCTCAACTTCGAGTACAAGTGGGAAGCCTGCCGCGGCTCCGAGGCCTTCCCGCCGCCTGAGGGCGCACTGAGTCCGGGCCGAGACGCGCGTCTGCAGGAGCTCTGCATCCCTGACGGCGCTCCCCCAGGCGTGGTGCCGGTGCTCAGCGCTCACAGCCCCTCGGTGGGCAGCGAGTACTTCATCCGCCTGGAAGACCCCGCGCCTGCCGCAGGCCACGACCCCGACTGTGCCGGCTGTGCCCCCAGCACCCTCGCCGCCACCCTGCGCCCCGACGGCAGTGACCACGACGATGACTCTGACGGCAGCGAGGCCGCCTCGCTGGTCATGGAGCCACTGCTGGGCCACGCGCCGCCCGCTGATGGCCCCTGGGGCCACTTCGACTACTACCCATGCAGGAGCCATGCCCGTGACCTGCCTTGCACCTCAcgctcaccctcaccctcaccggAGACCCCAATGCTGGCGGAGCCCAGAGCAGAGGATATTGACTGGGGCGTGGGGGCATTCTGCCCACCCTTCTTTGAGGACCCGCTGGGCACATCCCCCTCCGGGAGCTCTGGGACCCGACCGTCCCCAGGTGGGGAAGAGCTGGGGGAGGCTGAGATGCCCAGGGCTGCCCAGCACAGACACTGGAGCTCCAATGTATCTGCCAACAACAACAGCGGCAGCCGAGTGCCAGAATTCTGGGTCCCGGGCCTCTCAGGCTACACGGACTGCTGCCCTGGTGTGAAGCAGGCCCTACAGACCGTCCCTGAGCTGGGCCATCCTCTGATCCCAGAGGACCGTAGAGAGCCTCTCCTTGGGCCAAAGGGGGCCTCCTCTGGTAAGAAGCTGGGCCGTTGCCTTGGCCTCCCCCATCTGTATCCTGCTGAGGGCCTGACACCTGCCCCATGCCTGGTCACATTCCCATGGATAGAGGCAGCCAGAAGTgggggtgacagcccccaggcaGAGCCCAGGCTTGCAGAGGAGGCCGAGGGCTCTGGTGGACTCCAGCTGCCCCTTCCCTCCATCCCATCCCCATCCCAAGAGGGAGCCCTGCTTCCTGCCGAGGAGGCCAgcaccccacccaccctgcctgCCTCACCCATGCCCACTGGCAGCCCACAACCTGCCACCGAGCCAGTCCAGGCCCTGGACAGCGACAGTGGCAGCAGCTTCCCTGAGCTGGAGGCACCAGGCAGTGAAGACGAGGACACGACTGAGGCCACTTCTGGTGTCTTCACTGACTTGTCCAGCGATGGCCCACAGGCTGAGAAACCAGATGTGACACCAGCCTTCCGCTCCCTACAGAAGCAGGTGGGGACCCCCGACTCCCTGGACTCCCTGGACATCCCATCCTCAGCCAGTGATGGCGGCTCTGAGGTCTTCAGCCCATTAGCTGTTGGCACCCCTGGCGGGCAGCCCCGAGCCCTGGACAGCGGCTATGACACGGAGAACTACGAGTCCCCTGAGTTTGTACTCAAGGAGGCGCATGAGCCCTGTGAGCCTGAGGCCTTTGAGGAGCTGGCCTCAGAGGGTGAGAGCCCCGGGCCAGAGACTCGTCTCTCCGCCTCCCTGGGTGGCCTCAGCGAGAAGAATCCCTATCGCGACTCTGCCTACTTCTCAGACCTGGACACGGAGCCAGAGCCCCCCTTGGGCCCCAAGGAGACGCAAGGAGGTGTCCCAGTCCCCGGGCCAGAGCCCGATCTGGAGAGCCCGAAGAGCCCCAGGCTGCCGTCTGCACAGCCCTCCCCTGAGTTGGGGATGCCTGGGGAGGCACAGGGCTCTGGCCCCAGGGAGGTGCCGCCACTGCCACTGCCTGAGGACTCTTCCCCAGAGCCAAGCGCCTGCCCCAGGGGCCTCAGGCTGGAGCCTCCCTGGCCCCAAGACCCAGCCCAGGTGCCACCCATGCCCAGCCCCGGGCGCTCTAAGATTTTCCTGCTGACTCCGGTCCGGCCCAGCTCAGGAAGCCACCGCCCCGAGCTCCAGGAGACCCTGGCACTGCTGTCAGGGTCGGGCCTGCAGGAACGGACAGGGGACCCAGGTGCCCCCAGAACCCCACTCTGCCTGGCCCTGCCGGCAGTCCCCGCGGCTCCAGAGGCGCGgccggaggaggaagaggaggacagcGAAGACAGCGACGAGTCGGACGAGGAGCTCCGCTGCTACAGCGTCCAGGAGCCGAGCGAGGAGAGCGAGGAGGAGGCGCCGCCTGTGCCAGTGGTGGTGGCGGAGAGCCAGAGTGCGCGCAACCTGCGCAGCCTGCTTAAGATGCCCAACCTGCTGTCTGAGGCCTTCTGCGAGGACCTGGAGCGCAAGAAGAAAGCCGTCTCCTTCTTCGACGACGTCACCGTCTACCTCTTCGACCAGGTGGGCGGCT
This Balaenoptera acutorostrata chromosome 20, mBalAcu1.1, whole genome shotgun sequence DNA region includes the following protein-coding sequences:
- the AATK gene encoding serine/threonine-protein kinase LMTK1 isoform X3; translation: MLTLSYLITRSAGSIRWASRWHRQEFENAEGEEYAADFSAQGSPAAAAQNGPDVYVLPLTEVSLPMAKQPGRSVQLLKSTDLGRHSLLYLEEIGHGWFGKVFLGEVNSGISSTQVVVKELKASASVQEQMQFLEEAQPYRALQHSNLLQCLAQCAEVTPYLLVMEFCPMGDLKGYLRSCRVAESMAPDPLTLQRMACEVACGVLHLHRNNYVHSDLALRNCLLTADLTVKIGDYGLSHGKYREDYFVTADQLWVPLRWIAPELVDEVHCNLLVVDQTKASNVWSLGVTIWELFELGAQPYPHHSDRQVLAYAVREQQLKLPKPQLQLTLSDRWYEVMQFCWLQPEQRPTAEEVHLLLSYLCAKGATEAEEEFERRWRSLRPGGGSAGPGLGAAGLALGGTGELAAASSFPLLEQFAGDSFHTDGDDVLTVTETSRGLNFEYKWEACRGSEAFPPPEGALSPGRDARLQELCIPDGAPPGVVPVLSAHSPSVGSEYFIRLEDPAPAAGHDPDCAGCAPSTLAATLRPDGSDHDDDSDGSEAASLVMEPLLGHAPPADGPWGHFDYYPCRSHARDLPCTSRSPSPSPETPMLAEPRAEDIDWGVGAFCPPFFEDPLGTSPSGSSGTRPSPGGEELGEAEMPRAAQHRHWSSNVSANNNSGSRVPEFWVPGLSGYTDCCPGVKQALQTVPELGHPLIPEDRREPLLGPKGASSGKKLGRCLGLPHLYPAEGLTPAPCLVTFPWIEAARSGGDSPQAEPRLAEEAEGSGGLQLPLPSIPSPSQEGALLPAEEASTPPTLPASPMPTGSPQPATEPVQALDSDSGSSFPELEAPGSEDEDTTEATSGVFTDLSSDGPQAEKPDVTPAFRSLQKQVGTPDSLDSLDIPSSASDGGSEVFSPLAVGTPGGQPRALDSGYDTENYESPEFVLKEAHEPCEPEAFEELASEGESPGPETRLSASLGGLSEKNPYRDSAYFSDLDTEPEPPLGPKETQGGVPVPGPEPDLESPKSPRLPSAQPSPELGMPGEAQGSGPREVPPLPLPEDSSPEPSACPRGLRLEPPWPQDPAQVPPMPSPGRSKIFLLTPVRPSSGSHRPELQETLALLSGSGLQERTGDPGAPRTPLCLALPAVPAAPEARPEEEEEDSEDSDESDEELRCYSVQEPSEESEEEAPPVPVVVAESQSARNLRSLLKMPNLLSEAFCEDLERKKKAVSFFDDVTVYLFDQESPTRELGEPFPGAKESSPTFPAGSPGSPSTPGRHRRADCSPDVPAAEEGGGFEWDDGLPLTPAQEPALRVPAAPPKPAKPSPFSRFTVSPAPASRFSITHVSDSDSGSVGGPTAGAGGSCKEA